In Mangrovivirga cuniculi, the following proteins share a genomic window:
- a CDS encoding cryptochrome/deoxyribodipyrimidine photo-lyase family protein, whose translation MNIVWFKRDLRLSDHLPLLEAIKADEPTLLLYIYEPSLINDRHYSIRHWRFVQQSLNVLNEVLIKAGNKIYIFYGNATEVFGYLIKNYPVKNIYSHVETGLKLTYQRDLDLNDLFKNNKIQWFEYNQNGVKRGLKNREGWVKNWYDFMQKEIPHIEVNKVRPVDLTIPEVFQIRKSFQKKLLTLNNEMQRGGFNYARRYLRSFLLKRHQDYNKNISKPNLSFKSCSRLSPYLAWGNISVREVYQYVGSKQNLANKRSISAFKSRLRWHCHFIQKFEMEHEMEWRPINKGYDLLEYDFDQKIYNAWRTGNTGFPMVDASMRSLIRKGYVNFRMRAMLISFLCHLCNQSWENASTWLSKLFLDFEPGIHYPQIQMQAGLTGINTIRIYNPVKQAYENDEKGNFIKEFVPELKDVPVPLLFEPHKLTASEQIMYNCRIGEDYPKPLFELSKAYSAARERLWKLHKSAPVKNDKNRILKKHTVKDRKV comes from the coding sequence ATGAATATTGTCTGGTTTAAACGAGATTTAAGATTAAGTGATCACTTACCCTTGTTGGAAGCTATTAAAGCTGATGAGCCAACATTACTACTATATATTTATGAACCATCACTGATTAATGACAGGCATTATTCTATAAGACATTGGCGTTTCGTTCAACAATCATTAAATGTACTTAATGAAGTGCTAATTAAAGCAGGGAATAAGATTTATATATTTTATGGGAATGCCACAGAGGTATTTGGTTATCTGATTAAAAATTACCCTGTCAAAAATATCTATTCACATGTTGAAACAGGATTAAAATTAACTTATCAAAGGGACCTTGATTTAAATGATTTATTTAAAAACAATAAAATTCAGTGGTTTGAGTATAATCAAAATGGTGTAAAAAGAGGATTGAAAAACCGGGAAGGGTGGGTGAAAAACTGGTATGACTTTATGCAGAAAGAAATCCCTCATATTGAAGTTAATAAAGTCAGGCCAGTTGATTTAACTATTCCGGAAGTATTCCAAATTCGCAAATCTTTTCAAAAGAAACTCCTGACACTAAACAATGAGATGCAAAGGGGAGGATTTAATTATGCCCGGAGATATTTAAGAAGTTTTCTATTAAAGCGACACCAGGATTATAATAAAAATATAAGTAAGCCAAATTTATCTTTTAAATCCTGTAGCAGATTGTCGCCATATTTAGCATGGGGTAATATTTCTGTTAGAGAGGTCTATCAATATGTGGGATCTAAACAAAATTTAGCTAATAAACGTAGCATTTCAGCATTTAAATCCAGGTTGCGTTGGCATTGCCATTTTATTCAAAAGTTTGAAATGGAACACGAAATGGAATGGCGTCCGATTAATAAAGGATATGATTTGTTAGAGTATGATTTTGATCAAAAAATATATAATGCCTGGAGAACAGGGAATACAGGTTTTCCAATGGTTGATGCATCTATGAGGAGCCTTATCAGAAAAGGCTATGTAAATTTTAGAATGAGAGCAATGCTGATTTCATTTTTATGCCATTTATGTAATCAGTCATGGGAAAATGCTTCAACCTGGTTATCAAAGTTGTTTCTCGATTTTGAGCCTGGAATACATTACCCTCAAATTCAAATGCAGGCTGGCCTAACAGGCATTAATACCATTAGAATTTATAATCCTGTTAAACAAGCATATGAAAATGATGAGAAGGGAAATTTTATTAAAGAATTCGTTCCTGAATTAAAAGATGTTCCTGTTCCATTGCTATTTGAACCCCATAAATTAACTGCTTCAGAGCAAATAATGTACAATTGCAGAATTGGAGAGGATTATCCAAAACCACTTTTTGAACTTTCAAAGGCATATTCAGCAGCCAGAGAAAGGTTATGGAAGCTTCATAAATCTGCTCCGGTAAAAAATGACAAGAATCGAATTCTTAAGAAACATACTGTCAAAGACCGGAAAGTATAA